Proteins from one Setaria italica strain Yugu1 chromosome V, Setaria_italica_v2.0, whole genome shotgun sequence genomic window:
- the LOC101771766 gene encoding LOW QUALITY PROTEIN: carbamoyl-phosphate synthase large chain, chloroplastic-like (The sequence of the model RefSeq protein was modified relative to this genomic sequence to represent the inferred CDS: deleted 2 bases in 2 codons; substituted 1 base at 1 genomic stop codon), with product MATSLSTPSQLRPSPSQAVRRGHLLVPYPRVSVARRPVPRRAGALSVRASADGGDAVTVRRFPAAPTKAGRLEGVKKIMILGAGPIVIGQACEFDYSGTQACKALAEEGYEVVLINSNPATIMTDPDLAHRTYIGPMTPPLVERIIEAERPDALLPTMGGQTALNLAVSLAESGALDRLGVRLIGASLPAIRAAEDRQLFKLAMDRIGLKTPPSGIGTTLEECLAIAVEIGEFPLIVRPAFTLGGTGGGIAYNRAEFEEICRAGLAASHTQQVLIEKSLLGWKEYELEVMRDMADNVVIICSIENIDPMGVHTGDSITVAPAQTLTDKEYQRLRDYSVAIIREIGVECGGSNVQFAVNPADGEVMVIEMNPRVSRSSALASKATGFPIAKMAAKLSVGYTLDQIPNDITKKTPASFEPSIDYVVTKIPRFAFEKFPGSEPILTTQMKSVGEAMALGRTFQESFQKAVRSLETGFAGWGCGPIKELDWDWEKIKYSLRVPNPDRIHAIYAAFKKGMGVEDIHEISFIDKWFLTELKELVDVEQYLLSRSLDQLSKDDLYQVKRRGFSDKQIAFATSSSESDVRSRRLALGVTPTYKRVDTCAAEFEANTPYMYSSYEYECESAPTNRKKVLILGGGPNRIGQGIEFDYCCCHASFALREAGFETIMMNSNPETVSTDYDTSDRLYFEPLTVEDVSNVLDLERPDGIIVQFGGQTPLKIALPIQQYIKENKNDFXRHALGNVKDMGNHHQNSIDAAEDRKRFNAILEELGIEQPKGGIARSESDALAIASEIGYPVVVRPSYVLGGRAMEIVYNDEKLIKYLATAVQVDPERPVLVDKYLIDAVEIDVDALADSAGNVVIGGIMEHIEQAGIHSGDSACSLPTRTISAQCLEVIRSWTANLAKRLNVCGLMNCQYAISTTGEVFLLEANPRASRTVPFVSKAIGHPLAKYASLVMSGVTLHELGFTKEVVPKHVSVKEAVLPFEKFQGCDILLGPEMRSTGEVMGIDYEFSGAFAKAQIAAGQKLTLSGTVFLSLNDLTKRHLAEIGRGFQDLGFNIIATSGTAKVLQLEGIPVEPVLKIHEGRPNARDMLKNGQIQVMVITSSGDALDSKDGLQLRRLALAYKVPIITTVDGARATMDAIKSLKNKSIETLALQDYFQIADASPDLQAAAQTAP from the exons atggccacctcGCTCTCCACCCCGTCCCAGCTCCGCCCTTCCCCCTCCCAGGCCGTGCGCCGCGGCCACCTCCTCGTCCCCTACCCGCGCGTCTccgtcgcgcgccgccccgtcccgcgccgcgccggcgccctctCCGTGCGCGCCAGCGCCGATGGCGGCGACGCCGTCACGGTGCGTCGCTTCCCGGCCGCGCCGACTAAGGCCGGCCGCCTGGAGGGCGTCAAGAAGATCATGATCCTCGGCGCGGGGCCCATCGTGATCGGCCAGGCGTGCGAGTTCGACTACTCCGGCACGCAGGCGTGCAAGGCGCTCGCCGAGGAAGGCTACGAGGTGGTGCTCATCAACTCCAACCCGGCCACCATCATGACCGACCCGGACCTCGCCCACCGCACCTACATCGGGCCCATGACGCCGCCGCTCGTCGAGCGCATCATCGAAGCCGAGCGCCCCGACGCGCTGCTCCCCACCATGGGCGGCCAGACCGCACTCAACCTCGCCGTCTCGCTCGCCGAGTCTGGCGCGCTCGACCGCCTCGGCGTGCGCCTCATCGGGGCCTCACTCCCCGCCATCCGCGCCGCCGAGGACCGACAGCTCTTCAAGCTGGCCATGGACCGCATCGGCCTCAAGACGCCGCCCTCTGGCATCGGCACCACGCTCGAGGAGTGCCTCGCCATCGCCGTGGAAATCGGGGAGTTCCCGCTCATCGTGCGCCCGGCCTTCACGCTcggcggcacgggcggcggcatCGCCTACAACAGGGCCGAGTTCGAGGAAATCTGCAGGGCGGGCCTCGCCGCGTCACACACGCAGCAGGTGCTAATCGAGAAGTCGCTTCTTGGGTGGAAGGAGTACGAGCTGGAGGTCATGCGCGACATGGCCGACAATGTCGTCATCATCTGCTCCATCGAGAACATCGATCCCATGGGCGTGCACACGGGAGACTCCATCACTGTGGCTCCTGCGCAGACGCTCACTGACAAGGAGTACCAGAGGCTCAGGGACTACTCTGTGGCCATCATCAGGGAGATTGGTGTGGAGTGCGGTGGCTCCAATGTTCAATTCGCCGTGAATCCTGCGGACGGGGAGGTGATGGTCATCGAGATGAATCCCAGGGTGTCCAGGTCATCGGCGCTTGCCTCAAAGGCCACAGGGTTTCCCATAGCCAAGATGGCTGCTAAGCTCTCAGTAGGTTACACTCTGGACCAGATTCCCAATGATATTACCAAGAAGACTCCTGCCAGCTTCGAGCCTTCCATTGATTATGTGGTCACAAAG ATACCACGCTTTGCATTTGAGAAATTTCCTGGTTCAGAGCCAATACTAACCACACAGATGAAGTCTGTTGGTGAGGCAATGGCACTGGGGCGCACGTTCCAGGAGTCTTTCCAGAAAGCTGTACGTTCACTAGAGACTGGCTTTGCAGGATGGGGTTGTGGACCTATCAAGGAACTTGACTGGGATTGGGAGAAAATAAAATATAGCTTGCGGGTACCTAATCCGGATCGTATCCATGCTATTTATGCAGCTTTCAAGAAAGGTATGGGGGTTGAAGATATTCACGAAATTAGCTTCATTGACAAATGGTTCCTCACCGAGCTCAAGGAGCTTGTGGATGTTGAGCAGTACCTTTTATCAAGGAGCTTAGATCAATTGTCAAAGGATGACTTATATCAGGTGAAGAGGAGGGGTTTTAGTGACAAGCAGATTGCATTTGCGACTTCTTCATCAGAAAGTGATGTGAGATCAAGGCGTTTAGCATTAGGCGTCACTCCAACATATAAGCGTGTTGATACTTGTGCTGCTGAGTTTGAAGCAAACACCCCTTACATGTACTCTTCTTATGAATATGAATGTGAATCAGCTCCAACCAATAGGAAGAAGGTGCTGATATTGGGTGGTGGGCCTAATCGCATAGGCCAGGGCATTGAGTTTGATTACTGCTGCTGTCATGCTTCATTTGCACTCCGAGAG GCTGGATTCGAGACTATTATGATGAACTCCAATCCTGAGACGGTCTCAACCGACTATGATACCAGTGATCGTTTGTACTTTGAGCCATTGACAGTT GAGGATGTATCAAATGTTCTTGATTTGGAGCGCCCGGATGGTATAATTGTGCAATTTGGAGGGCAAACTCCT TTAAAGATTGCACTTCCTATACAACAGTATATAAAGGAGAACAAAAATGATTTCTAGCGTCACGCACTGGGGAATGTGAAAGATATGGGGAATCATCACCAGAATTCGATTGATGCTGCTGAGGACAGAAAAAGATTTAATGCAATTCTTGAAGAGCTTGGAATTGAACAGCCGAAGGGAGGGATTGCAAGAAGTGAATCTGATGCCTTGGCAATTGCCTCAGAAATAGGTTACCCTGTTGTGGTCCGTCCCTCGTATGTTCTTGGTGGACGAGCAATGGAGATTGTGTACAACGATGAAAAACTGATTAAGTACCTTGCAACTGCAGTGCAAGTAGATCCAGAACGACCTGTTTTGGTGGACAAGTATCTAATTGATGCAGTTGAAATTGATGTTGATGCATTGGCTGACTCAGCTGGGAATGTTGTAATTGGTGGGATTATGGAGCACATTGAGCAGGCTGGTATTCATTCTGGTGATTCAGCGTGTTCCCTGCCAACTAGAACAATCTCAGCTCAGTGTTTAGAAGTTATCCGTTCATGGACCGCAAATTTAGCAAAGCGTCTGAATGTCTGTGGATTGATGAACTGCCAGTATGCTATATCTACTACTGGTGAGGTGTTCCTGCTTGAGGCGAATCCGAGGGCTTCACGTACAGTCCCTTTTGTGTCAAAGGCAATTGGGCATCCATTGGCTAAGTATGCATCATTGGTCATGTCTGGTGTGACTTTGCATGAACTAGGCTTCACTAAAGAAGTGGTTCCTAAGCACGTATCTGTTAAGGAAGCTGTTCTTCCATTTGAGAAATTCCAAGGTTGTGACATTCTTCTTGGACCAGAGATGCGCAGCACTGGAGAGGTGATGGGCATTGACTACGAGTTCTCTGGTGCCTTTGCCAAGGCGCAGATTGCTGCTGGACAGAAGCTCACTTTAAGTGGCACTGTGTTCCTTAGCCTCAATGACCTGACAAAACGGCACCTTGCTGAGATTGGACGAGGATTCCAGGACCTTGGTTTCAACATTATTGCCACATCTGGTACAGCTAAAGTGCTCCAGCTGGAGGGCATCCCGGTGGAGCCAGTTCTGAAAATACATGAGGGGCGACCAAATGCCAGAGATATGCTGAAGAATGGTCAGATTCAGGTCATGGTTATAACAAGCTCTGGTGACGCACTAGACTCAAAAGATGGCCTCCAACTCCGCAGGCTGGCCCTGGCCTACAAGGTCCCGATAATCACAACTGTGGATGGGGCACGAGCAACCATGGATGCCATCAAGAGCCTGAAGAACAAGTCAATCGAGACCCTTGCGTTGCAAGATTACTTCCAAATTGCTGATGCATCACCAGACTTGCAAGCAGCAGCACAAACCGCCCCTTAG